A single region of the Halorussus gelatinilyticus genome encodes:
- a CDS encoding ABC transporter ATP-binding protein: MTIQENRERPERSGGEQSAAEPSPPDAGGSPAIAVEGLRKQFGSGPEAVTAVEDVSFSVERGSVVGLLGPNGAGKTTTIKSILGMVLSDEGSVRIHGIDVYDEPRRAYAHVDAMLEGARNDYWRLTVRENLRYFSTIGGVDPDSIADRHERLLDKLDLADAADQPVRSLSRGMKQKVSLASVLASEADVVFLDEPTLGLDVESSLTLRRELRRIVAERNLTVVVSSHDMDVIEDICDRVVIMNEGRVIADDSVENLLHGFDARGYRVTSADLDETVVADLRDRFEVTEIERSGDRTRVEVATDSDGFYALTAFLRSRDVTLDAVETVDWDLEDVFVELTRREER, encoded by the coding sequence ATGACGATTCAGGAGAATCGGGAGCGTCCCGAGAGATCGGGGGGAGAGCAGTCCGCGGCGGAACCGTCTCCGCCCGACGCCGGAGGGTCGCCCGCCATCGCCGTCGAGGGGCTTCGCAAGCAGTTCGGGAGCGGTCCGGAGGCGGTCACCGCGGTCGAGGACGTGTCGTTCTCGGTCGAACGGGGGTCGGTCGTAGGCCTGCTCGGTCCCAACGGCGCGGGGAAGACGACGACCATCAAGTCGATTCTCGGAATGGTCCTGTCCGACGAGGGGTCGGTCCGGATTCACGGCATCGACGTGTACGACGAGCCTCGGCGGGCCTACGCCCACGTCGATGCGATGTTGGAGGGGGCGCGCAACGACTACTGGCGGTTGACCGTCCGCGAGAACCTGCGGTACTTCTCGACCATCGGCGGAGTAGACCCCGACTCGATAGCCGACCGCCACGAGCGACTGCTCGACAAGTTGGACCTCGCGGACGCGGCCGACCAACCGGTCCGGAGCCTCTCGCGCGGGATGAAACAGAAGGTGTCGCTGGCCAGCGTCCTCGCAAGCGAGGCGGACGTGGTGTTCCTGGACGAGCCGACGCTCGGACTCGACGTGGAGAGTTCGCTGACGCTCCGGCGGGAACTCCGACGCATCGTCGCCGAGCGCAACCTGACCGTCGTCGTGAGCAGTCACGACATGGACGTCATCGAGGACATCTGCGACCGCGTGGTCATCATGAACGAGGGCCGGGTCATCGCCGACGACAGCGTGGAGAACCTACTCCACGGCTTCGACGCGCGGGGCTACCGCGTCACGAGCGCCGACCTCGACGAGACGGTGGTGGCCGACCTGCGTGACCGGTTCGAGGTGACCGAAATCGAGCGGTCGGGCGACCGGACCCGCGTCGAAGTGGCGACCGACAGCGACGGCTTCTACGCGCTGACGGCGTTCCTCCGGAGCCGCGACGTGACCCTCGACGCGGTCGAGACGGTCGATTGGGACCTCGAAGACGTGTTCGTGGAGCTGACCAGACGGGAGGAACGATGA
- a CDS encoding potassium channel family protein, whose amino-acid sequence MYIIIVGAGDIGSQLLEIATRENNNVVVIEQDETVATRVAQDYDCLVLNRDATVMDALEEAGADQADAIISTTESDATNIMVMLLAQELEIPSQVSVVHNPEHMSLFRQLGVNVLENPEHLIAEYLYRAVQRPSIKDFMHLSGDAEIFEITVGESSPLAGRTLAAADKDGLIPDDVRVVAIERDHSVILPQGETEIQLGDLVTVFSTRGFEPKIIEVFVGEEDVSSQAAR is encoded by the coding sequence ATGTACATTATCATTGTCGGTGCGGGAGACATCGGGTCTCAACTCCTCGAAATCGCCACCCGCGAGAACAACAACGTCGTCGTAATCGAGCAAGACGAGACCGTAGCGACGCGCGTTGCCCAGGACTACGACTGCCTCGTCCTGAACCGAGACGCGACGGTCATGGACGCGCTCGAAGAGGCGGGTGCCGACCAAGCGGACGCCATCATCAGTACGACCGAGTCGGACGCCACGAACATCATGGTGATGCTGCTCGCTCAGGAACTCGAAATCCCGTCGCAGGTCTCCGTCGTCCACAACCCGGAACACATGAGTCTGTTTCGACAGTTGGGCGTCAACGTCCTCGAAAATCCCGAACACCTCATCGCGGAGTATCTCTATCGCGCGGTCCAACGCCCCTCCATCAAGGACTTCATGCACCTGTCCGGCGACGCGGAGATATTCGAAATCACGGTCGGTGAGAGCAGTCCGCTCGCCGGTCGGACGCTCGCCGCGGCCGACAAAGATGGTCTCATCCCGGACGACGTCCGGGTCGTCGCCATCGAGCGGGACCACTCCGTCATCCTCCCCCAAGGCGAGACGGAAATCCAACTCGGCGACTTGGTAACCGTGTTCTCGACGCGAGGGTTCGAGCCGAAGATCATCGAGGTGTTCGTCGGAGAGGAGGACGTGAGTTCGCAAGCCGCCCGATGA
- a CDS encoding TrkH family potassium uptake protein — translation MNGHLGTIGRDLGRMLEALAGLMFVSLVVPVVWSEYYVIPPMVVSGLIPLTLGWWLSTRYADAADPGKLHGMTIAASGWFLVALFGALPFVLVAWTVHLDPGLLNAPDLTGRAASTLAAFRNPLNAFFESMSGFTGTGLTMTDDESSLPHVLQWWRSFIEWVGGVGVIVLTTAILARPGSGSLTLYESEARSEKIHPGIVSTVRTIWWIFLLFTFVSILLLWLAGMPMWDAINHAMTGLATGGFSITDNSIATYDSVAIDFALLPVMVLGSIAFPIHYLILQGDLRNFYEDLQTRWVFIYFTAGALGLTAILYSNQVYTPASMTVAGITLTGNSAALLQAFRYGAFQFVSAASCTGFQTAGSLGTAWSAQAQLVVAFGMVVGAAAGSTVGGIKLIRALTLTKGTMFRIRDVFYPPSAIRTFSLNGRNLSETERSKEFEEAAIITFLWFAFLALGAFVLLLVLPMGGPDGFTLENVLFEVASAQGNVGLSSGITGPSMPTPAKVMFLFNMWIGRLEIIPVLVLLRGVFTRFGGYQ, via the coding sequence ATGAACGGTCATCTCGGGACTATCGGTCGTGACCTCGGACGGATGCTGGAAGCGCTAGCGGGGCTGATGTTCGTCTCGCTCGTCGTTCCGGTGGTTTGGAGCGAGTACTACGTGATACCGCCGATGGTCGTTTCGGGTCTGATTCCGCTGACCCTCGGCTGGTGGCTCTCGACTCGGTACGCCGACGCCGCCGACCCCGGAAAACTCCACGGGATGACGATCGCCGCGTCGGGGTGGTTCCTCGTCGCGCTGTTCGGTGCGCTCCCGTTCGTCCTCGTCGCGTGGACGGTCCACCTCGACCCTGGACTCCTGAACGCGCCGGACCTCACCGGGCGCGCGGCATCGACGCTCGCGGCGTTCCGCAACCCGCTGAACGCGTTCTTCGAGTCGATGTCGGGGTTCACGGGGACGGGACTCACGATGACCGACGACGAGAGTTCGCTCCCTCACGTTCTCCAGTGGTGGCGGTCGTTCATCGAGTGGGTCGGCGGCGTGGGCGTCATCGTGCTCACGACCGCGATTCTGGCCCGGCCCGGTAGCGGGTCGCTCACCCTCTACGAGAGCGAGGCGCGCTCCGAGAAGATTCATCCGGGTATCGTTTCGACGGTTCGGACTATCTGGTGGATTTTCCTCCTGTTCACCTTCGTCTCGATTCTGTTGCTCTGGCTGGCGGGGATGCCGATGTGGGACGCCATCAACCACGCGATGACCGGTCTCGCCACCGGCGGGTTCTCCATCACGGACAACAGCATCGCGACCTACGACAGCGTCGCCATCGACTTCGCGCTGCTTCCGGTCATGGTCCTCGGAAGCATCGCCTTTCCCATCCACTACCTCATCTTGCAGGGCGACCTCCGGAACTTCTACGAGGACCTCCAGACGCGGTGGGTGTTCATCTACTTCACCGCCGGTGCGCTCGGTCTCACCGCGATACTCTACTCGAACCAGGTGTACACGCCCGCCTCGATGACCGTCGCGGGCATCACGCTGACCGGGAACAGCGCCGCACTCCTCCAAGCGTTCCGATACGGTGCGTTCCAGTTCGTCTCGGCGGCGTCGTGTACCGGCTTCCAGACGGCCGGTTCGCTCGGAACGGCGTGGTCGGCGCAGGCGCAGCTCGTCGTCGCGTTCGGGATGGTCGTCGGTGCGGCGGCCGGCTCGACCGTCGGCGGAATCAAGCTGATACGAGCGCTAACGTTGACGAAGGGAACGATGTTCCGGATACGGGACGTGTTCTATCCGCCGTCCGCGATTCGGACGTTCAGTCTCAACGGTCGAAACCTGTCCGAAACCGAGCGGTCGAAGGAGTTCGAGGAGGCGGCGATCATTACGTTCCTCTGGTTCGCGTTCCTCGCGCTGGGCGCGTTCGTTTTACTCCTCGTCCTTCCGATGGGCGGGCCGGACGGGTTCACGCTCGAAAACGTCCTGTTCGAGGTCGCGAGCGCACAGGGGAACGTGGGCCTGTCGTCGGGCATTACCGGGCCGAGTATGCCGACGCCCGCGAAAGTGATGTTCCTGTTCAACATGTGGATCGGACGACTCGAAATCATCCCGGTGCTGGTTCTACTCCGGGGAGTCTTCACCCGATTCGGAGGATACCAATGA